The following are from one region of the Treponema denticola genome:
- a CDS encoding energy-coupling factor transporter transmembrane component T family protein: MESLKKAPHITLYILFFFLFYLSSVKHIEVLIFWVFIVMSVILIFSPERIKNLKSVLGVLPFVIMILLPFVIRGFYNVPIEQRYFSAKLILRLMCAMMTISFISSKYSYLYLVEGVMKLGLPNFLNQIISLTFRYFFMVRTDLDKTAKAMSARCFDNARTFAKVSTYGEMIGGFFLKAADHGDKVYNAMRARGFTSETKFKPEKIASPFYIGLLVFFVLLFIGLTIIERFMEIPWLF; the protein is encoded by the coding sequence ATGGAAAGCTTAAAAAAAGCACCTCACATAACTTTATATATTCTTTTCTTTTTTTTATTCTATCTTTCGAGCGTTAAGCACATAGAAGTTTTGATATTCTGGGTTTTTATAGTTATGTCCGTGATTTTGATTTTTTCGCCTGAAAGAATTAAGAACCTAAAATCGGTTCTGGGCGTTTTGCCCTTTGTGATAATGATTCTGCTTCCCTTCGTAATAAGGGGCTTTTACAATGTTCCTATAGAACAAAGATATTTTTCTGCAAAGCTCATTTTGCGGCTAATGTGTGCGATGATGACGATTTCCTTTATTTCTTCAAAATATTCTTACCTTTACTTGGTTGAAGGCGTTATGAAGCTCGGCCTTCCCAATTTTTTAAATCAAATTATTTCCCTTACCTTTAGATATTTTTTTATGGTAAGAACGGATCTTGACAAGACTGCAAAGGCTATGAGTGCCCGCTGTTTTGACAATGCCCGCACCTTTGCCAAAGTTTCAACCTACGGCGAAATGATAGGCGGCTTTTTTTTGAAGGCAGCGGATCACGGCGACAAGGTTTATAATGCGATGAGGGCTCGGGGCTTTACCTCCGAAACCAAATTTAAACCCGAAAAAATTGCCTCGCCCTTTTACATAGGCCTCCTTGTCTTTTTCGTTTTGCTTTTTATAGGCCTCACAATAATAGAAAGATTTATGGAGATTCCATGGCTGTTTTAA
- a CDS encoding CbiM family transporter yields the protein MHISDGGLSTAVCAVGYAASAVGIAFAVKGTKEEDIPKISLMAGTFFAISLIMIPIPPSSVHPLMCGLIGIIVGRRAPLAFFPALLLQALLFQHGGITTLGANTLMLSISSILSAIIFYNWKSDNVLLKGMVVGALSVIFVVLVLSVLLMTGGSFAKETFIAIFVSHSVVMAVEAVITGFAVKLMMKARPDWFKRNL from the coding sequence ATGCATATATCCGATGGAGGATTATCGACGGCGGTTTGTGCCGTAGGTTATGCGGCAAGTGCGGTAGGAATTGCCTTTGCCGTCAAAGGAACAAAAGAAGAGGATATCCCGAAAATAAGTCTTATGGCGGGAACTTTTTTTGCTATTTCATTGATTATGATTCCGATACCGCCGAGCTCGGTTCATCCGCTCATGTGCGGACTGATAGGAATTATTGTCGGGCGTAGGGCGCCCCTTGCATTTTTTCCCGCACTGCTGCTGCAAGCCCTTTTGTTCCAGCACGGCGGGATTACAACCCTCGGAGCCAACACTCTGATGCTTTCTATTTCTTCAATATTATCGGCAATTATTTTTTATAATTGGAAAAGCGATAATGTGCTTTTAAAGGGAATGGTTGTCGGAGCCTTGTCTGTTATCTTTGTAGTTTTGGTTTTATCGGTTCTTCTTATGACGGGCGGAAGTTTTGCAAAAGAAACATTTATAGCTATCTTTGTTTCTCATTCCGTAGTTATGGCGGTCGAGGCTGTAATTACCGGCTTTGCTGTCAAGCTTATGATGAAGGCGAGGCCCGATTGGTTTAAACGGAATTTATAA
- a CDS encoding energy-coupling factor ABC transporter ATP-binding protein has translation MAVLIENLSYTYPDGRNAIKNINAHFEKGKKTAVVGLNGSGKSTLLYHLNGTILPQTGRVNILGEEVSKKTLNSVRKKSGFLFDYPDHQLFLTSVYEDIGFGLKNLGMGRGEIEAAVDRILKKLNIEHLKDYSPYQLSLGQKKICAIAGVLVMEPEIIVCDEPFSGLDSKVKAAFKAILDDFSKEGKTIIFSTHDQDFCYEWADNVYVMNEGELIAGGDAVSIFNNAEVLQRAGIVMPKLARLFGHKNPAPRSVEDALNLL, from the coding sequence ATGGCTGTTTTAATAGAAAATTTATCCTACACTTATCCCGATGGAAGGAATGCAATCAAGAATATAAATGCTCATTTTGAAAAAGGAAAGAAGACGGCCGTAGTCGGTCTAAACGGCTCCGGAAAGTCGACCCTCCTTTATCATCTTAACGGAACAATTTTGCCTCAAACGGGAAGGGTGAATATTTTGGGTGAAGAGGTTTCTAAAAAGACCTTAAATTCCGTAAGAAAAAAATCGGGCTTCCTCTTCGATTATCCCGACCATCAGCTTTTTTTGACAAGCGTTTACGAAGACATCGGCTTCGGACTAAAGAATTTGGGTATGGGTAGGGGAGAAATAGAAGCTGCCGTTGACCGTATCTTAAAAAAACTGAATATCGAGCACCTAAAGGATTATTCTCCCTATCAGCTTAGTTTGGGGCAAAAGAAGATTTGTGCCATAGCCGGTGTCCTTGTTATGGAGCCTGAAATCATCGTATGCGATGAGCCTTTTTCGGGCCTTGACAGCAAGGTAAAGGCTGCCTTTAAAGCTATCTTGGACGATTTTTCCAAAGAAGGCAAGACGATTATTTTTTCGACCCATGATCAGGATTTTTGTTATGAGTGGGCCGATAATGTTTATGTGATGAACGAGGGAGAATTGATTGCAGGAGGAGATGCCGTGAGCATTTTTAATAATGCGGAAGTGCTGCAAAGAGCTGGTATTGTTATGCCTAAACTTGCAAGGCTTTTCGGTCATAAAAATCCCGCACCCCGTTCTGTTGAAGATGCCCTAAATTTATTGTAA
- a CDS encoding MFS transporter produces MQIQKRTEKRNLFLIYFGTITSLIGDEIGSVAISIWVALQTDNPINFALVYSAAKFSRIVFSLFSGSIVDSFNKKKILYLSDSAQLVLNIFILFLILLNLDFKLKVFLFCLISVLQGFCLSIFKPSSRAILPEIINKENLKKANSVLEMSKSLISMLAVIFAAGLVMLLGCEVCILINAITFFISALSEIFIRYDFKNKDEQKKAESKLKKIFDGYRYVLSEKELLRFALLASCLNFFCTPIFSNILTYQFKTVFMFNWLSAFSVINKFLKDEKSFLTLLSTIVFFGLGIGNILGSLASRKVSGKNIKFFALVLPAFSFLILGFYFWFLKENNFLFNIILLGGIISSSALLAGFSMGVFNVYVTSLYQKKVQPEFSGRFFAFNTVLIQISSPIGMLIGSSIAAIGIFYPVFLFAGGILCFITIFLKCEI; encoded by the coding sequence ATGCAAATTCAAAAAAGAACGGAAAAGCGTAATTTATTTTTAATTTATTTCGGTACAATAACTTCGCTGATAGGCGATGAGATAGGAAGCGTAGCTATTTCTATCTGGGTCGCCCTTCAAACAGATAATCCTATAAATTTTGCCCTTGTTTATTCTGCAGCCAAATTTTCAAGAATTGTTTTTTCTCTTTTTTCGGGTTCAATCGTAGACAGCTTTAACAAAAAGAAGATTTTATATTTAAGCGACTCGGCTCAATTAGTTTTAAATATTTTTATTCTATTTTTGATTCTTTTAAATTTGGATTTTAAGTTAAAGGTATTTTTGTTTTGCCTTATAAGTGTTTTGCAAGGTTTTTGCCTGTCCATCTTTAAACCGTCGAGCAGGGCGATTTTGCCCGAAATAATAAATAAAGAAAATTTAAAAAAAGCTAATTCGGTTTTGGAAATGAGTAAGAGCTTAATTTCGATGCTGGCCGTAATCTTTGCTGCGGGGCTTGTGATGCTCTTAGGCTGTGAGGTCTGTATTTTAATAAATGCCATAACTTTTTTTATATCCGCCCTATCCGAGATTTTTATTCGTTACGATTTTAAAAATAAAGATGAGCAAAAAAAAGCGGAGTCAAAGTTAAAAAAAATCTTTGACGGGTACCGCTATGTTTTAAGCGAAAAAGAACTTTTAAGATTTGCATTATTGGCTTCATGTTTAAACTTTTTTTGTACACCCATTTTTTCGAACATACTGACCTATCAGTTTAAGACGGTTTTTATGTTTAATTGGCTGTCGGCTTTTTCTGTAATAAATAAATTTTTAAAAGATGAAAAATCTTTTTTAACTCTTCTTTCAACAATTGTTTTTTTCGGTTTAGGAATAGGGAACATACTGGGCAGCCTTGCTTCTCGAAAAGTTTCCGGTAAAAATATAAAATTTTTTGCTTTGGTTTTGCCGGCCTTTTCTTTTTTGATTTTAGGTTTTTACTTTTGGTTTTTAAAAGAAAACAACTTTTTATTTAATATAATCTTACTCGGCGGTATTATCAGCTCATCCGCCCTGCTTGCAGGTTTCAGTATGGGAGTTTTTAATGTCTATGTAACAAGCCTTTACCAAAAAAAAGTACAACCCGAATTTTCAGGAAGATTTTTTGCCTTTAATACCGTGCTGATTCAAATATCTTCTCCGATAGGAATGCTTATCGGCAGCAGTATCGCTGCAATAGGCATTTTTTATCCCGTCTTTCTTTTTGCCGGCGGCATTTTATGTTTTATAACAATTTTTTTAAAATGTGAAATATAG
- a CDS encoding Rpn family recombination-promoting nuclease/putative transposase produces the protein MIKRFEDLTLQDDFMFCKVMQNPDLCKRLIEMILSDTIGKITYISIQHNIKNYEQAKSVRFDVLVQTENGKFYDIEMQVSNEKNTPKRMRFYQAAIDISFLDKGNSYNNLNDSFIIFICTFDAIGKNRPIYIFENICIEDKNISLQDGTKKVIINSEAFENTEDKELKEFLEYLKTGKAKSEFTREIEAMIQTIKQNEQARQEYRLMSTFEMDIKDSVKRETAKLMKQKNFDIALIKEITGLPETEIEEL, from the coding sequence ATGATAAAAAGATTTGAAGATTTGACTTTACAAGACGATTTTATGTTTTGTAAAGTTATGCAAAATCCGGATTTATGCAAAAGACTAATCGAAATGATACTATCCGATACAATAGGTAAAATTACATATATTTCGATACAGCATAATATTAAAAACTATGAACAGGCAAAGTCAGTGAGATTTGATGTTTTAGTACAGACAGAGAACGGTAAATTTTATGATATTGAAATGCAGGTAAGTAATGAGAAGAATACCCCCAAAAGAATGAGGTTTTACCAAGCAGCCATCGATATTTCGTTCTTGGATAAGGGCAATTCCTATAATAATTTAAACGACAGCTTTATAATTTTTATCTGCACTTTTGATGCTATCGGTAAAAATAGACCTATTTATATCTTTGAAAACATCTGCATTGAAGATAAAAATATATCTTTACAAGACGGAACAAAAAAGGTTATAATAAACTCAGAGGCTTTTGAAAATACCGAAGACAAAGAATTAAAAGAGTTTTTAGAATACCTTAAAACAGGTAAAGCAAAAAGCGAATTTACAAGGGAGATAGAGGCTATGATACAAACAATAAAACAAAACGAACAAGCAAGACAAGAATATAGATTAATGTCAACTTTTGAGATGGATATTAAGGATAGTGTTAAGCGGGAGACAGCAAAACTTATGAAACAAAAAAACTTTGATATAGCTTTAATTAAAGAAATAACGGGACTTCCAGAAACTGAAATTGAGGAACTGTAA